From one Streptomyces mobaraensis genomic stretch:
- a CDS encoding UDP-glucuronic acid decarboxylase family protein: MDERRWTRAVITGGAGFVGSHLCERLLAEGTEVCCVDNLATGSRDNIAHLEGDPRFSFVRADVSDPAALAAVPGPVDLVLHLACPASPADYLRLPIQTMEVGSNGTRAALELARRNAARFLLTSTSEVYGDPLEHPQREDYWGNVNPIGPRSVYDESKRYAEALVAAYRRTHGTDTAIVRLFNTYGPRMRADDGRAVPTFIRQALDGEPLTVAGDGGQTRSLTYIDDTVDGILALAARGHPGPVNIGGTDETTVLELARFIVDLTGSASVIEFVDRPVDDPGKRRPDTTLARRLLGWSPRVDCAEGLKRTVEWFARTAPAA, translated from the coding sequence ATGGACGAACGACGCTGGACCCGTGCGGTGATCACCGGAGGAGCGGGTTTCGTCGGATCCCACCTGTGCGAACGGCTGCTGGCCGAGGGCACCGAGGTGTGCTGCGTGGACAACCTCGCCACGGGATCGCGCGACAACATCGCCCATCTGGAAGGGGATCCGCGGTTCTCCTTCGTCCGTGCCGACGTCTCCGACCCGGCCGCCCTGGCCGCCGTCCCCGGCCCGGTGGACCTGGTCCTGCACCTCGCCTGCCCGGCCTCGCCCGCCGACTACCTGCGGCTGCCGATTCAGACCATGGAGGTGGGCAGCAACGGCACCCGGGCGGCCCTGGAGCTCGCCCGCCGGAACGCCGCCCGCTTCCTGCTGACCTCCACCTCCGAGGTGTACGGCGATCCGCTCGAACACCCTCAGCGCGAGGACTACTGGGGCAACGTCAACCCGATCGGCCCGCGCAGCGTCTACGACGAGTCCAAGCGCTACGCCGAGGCCCTGGTCGCCGCCTACCGGCGCACCCACGGCACGGACACCGCCATCGTCCGCCTCTTCAACACCTACGGCCCCCGGATGCGGGCCGACGACGGGCGGGCGGTGCCCACCTTCATCCGGCAGGCGCTCGACGGCGAGCCGCTGACGGTGGCCGGCGACGGCGGCCAGACGCGGTCGCTGACGTACATCGACGACACGGTGGACGGCATCCTGGCGCTCGCCGCCCGCGGCCACCCCGGCCCGGTCAACATCGGCGGGACGGACGAGACCACCGTCCTCGAACTGGCCCGCTTCATCGTGGACCTGACCGGCTCCGCCTCGGTGATCGAGTTCGTGGACCGGCCGGTCGACGACCCCGGCAAGCGCCGTCCCGACACCACGCTGGCCCGCCGCCTGCTCGGCTGGTCGCCCCGCGTGGACTGCGCGGAGGGCCTCAAGCGGACCGTGGAGTGGTTCGCGCGGACGGCCCCCGCCGCGTAA